The Bdellovibrionota bacterium genome segment TCGATCGAATCCGGAAGTTTGAAATCGATCGGTACGAAGATTATCTCCACACGTTGCTCCTTCGCATCCTGTCGGAACTTGGAGAATTCGTCCCGACCGAAGGATCGATGATCCTGGCCGACGAGCCGACGCGGAAGCATGAGGGGAAATCGGTGGGCGATCTCGTTTACGTCGCGGCTTCGGGCAAAAACGCTTCTCAACTCGTGGGGAAAAAGGTGTCGGCGACGTCCGGGATCATCGGGGAAACGTACACGCTGGGCAAGGCGACCGTCCGAAAGGCGGAACGGGGCGAGCCGATCGTTCTCGACAAAGTGAATTTTCCCTATCCGATCGATACGCTCGTGACTTCTCCCCTTCGGATCGAAAACGCGATTGTGGGAGTGCTGGTGTTATACAACAAGAAGGAGCCGGTCGGTTTTACGCTCCGGGACCTCAAGTTGGTCGAAATTTTCTCCGGGTATATCTCCACATCGTTTCAAAACGCGACGGACGCCCGGAAGAGCAAGGAACTTTCCAAGCGGGACGATCTCACGGGACTTTTCAACGATCGTTTCTTTCATCGCCAGCTCGAAGCCGAAATCATTCGCGCCGACGAAAAACGGTACCCGCTCACGCTGATTTTTCTTGATCTGGACAATTTTAAAGCCATCAACGATCAGTACGGCCATTTGGTCGGCAGCCAAACGTTAAAAGAAGTGGGCTTCTTGTTACGCGAAGCCGTGGATCTCGATCAAGCCACAATCGCCCGGTACGGAGGTGACGAATACGTCACCATTTTGCCCGGTCTCGATCTTGAGCGAGCCGTCGACGTG includes the following:
- a CDS encoding sensor domain-containing diguanylate cyclase; its protein translation is MEIHSLPPEGLTRFIDRIRKFEIDRYEDYLHTLLLRILSELGEFVPTEGSMILADEPTRKHEGKSVGDLVYVAASGKNASQLVGKKVSATSGIIGETYTLGKATVRKAERGEPIVLDKVNFPYPIDTLVTSPLRIENAIVGVLVLYNKKEPVGFTLRDLKLVEIFSGYISTSFQNATDARKSKELSKRDDLTGLFNDRFFHRQLEAEIIRADEKRYPLTLIFLDLDNFKAINDQYGHLVGSQTLKEVGFLLREAVDLDQATIARYGGDEYVTILPGLDLERAVDVADRIRLTIKGKMFMIDQGEQDGSFINFKDLISASIGVSSLHDHLPSGGTSKERKNLLIRLADQAMYRAKADGKNCVRVGEPPRV